The following proteins come from a genomic window of Maribacter sp. HTCC2170:
- a CDS encoding Na(+)-translocating NADH-quinone reductase subunit C produces MAINTDKNSYTVIFAAVMVVIVGTVLAFLASSLSDKIKENERLEKQQNILYAMGINENEGEGSVSFIPTDKVAGEFTKYIKAQLIIEGDKITKDDQAYLIDLKKQATAAKNGETRKLPLFVGNKDGADFYIIPMRGKGLWDAIWGFVALDDDMVVQGVYFDHAAETPGLGANIKQRYFMDDFTGESILSGTQYEGIAVAKGNNDPLNEIKDDNEVDALAGATITGNGVSDMIRESVNLYKDYLETIRVK; encoded by the coding sequence ATGGCAATTAATACAGACAAGAATAGTTACACAGTGATTTTTGCGGCCGTAATGGTTGTTATTGTTGGTACGGTTTTGGCCTTTTTGGCTTCCTCTTTGAGCGATAAGATCAAAGAAAATGAACGCTTGGAAAAACAGCAGAACATTCTTTATGCCATGGGTATAAATGAAAATGAAGGTGAAGGCAGTGTAAGTTTTATTCCTACAGATAAGGTGGCAGGAGAGTTCACTAAATATATTAAGGCGCAATTGATTATTGAAGGTGATAAGATTACCAAAGACGATCAGGCTTATTTAATAGATTTAAAAAAACAGGCTACAGCTGCAAAAAATGGTGAGACTAGAAAATTGCCGTTGTTCGTTGGAAATAAAGATGGTGCCGATTTCTATATTATTCCTATGAGAGGTAAAGGACTTTGGGATGCCATTTGGGGCTTTGTTGCTTTAGATGATGATATGGTAGTGCAGGGAGTTTATTTTGACCATGCTGCTGAAACACCAGGGTTAGGGGCAAATATTAAACAACGTTACTTCATGGATGATTTTACTGGCGAATCAATTCTTTCTGGCACCCAGTATGAAGGTATTGCTGTTGCAAAAGGAAATAATGACCCTTTGAATGAAATTAAGGATGATAATGAAGTTGATGCACTTGCTGGAGCTACAATTACAGGAAACGGAGTTTCTGATATGATTCGTGAGAGTGTTAATCTTTATAAGGACTATTTAGAAACGATTAGAGTTAAATAA
- a CDS encoding NADH:ubiquinone reductase (Na(+)-transporting) subunit B gives MSDKRLTLKKRLHILKHHFRDKKMAPAFNAFHTFLFAPDETTHSGSHVRGADDLKRTMNTVILALVPVLLFSMFNAGYQHFSAINGFPSEFSLMEHFLTWDNFWIGIVKVLPLLVVSYGVGLGVEFIFAVIKGHEVEEGYLVTGMLVPLIVPIDTPLWMLAVAVVFGVVIGKEVFGGTGMNILNPALTIRAFLFFAYPTWMSGDKVWVHEAVDRAGTADAISGETVLGFLAQNKGAEMTYSTMDMFYGFIPGSVGETSALLILLGGLFLIFSKIASWRIMLSAVIGSLVMGLVFNLVVDAEIITETSKFYGLMSFDYWKHLLVGGLAFGIVYMATDPVTGAQTNRGKWIYGFLIGFISVMIRVFNPAYPEGVFLAILLMNVFAPTIDHYVVQGNVKKRLKRLKNATILPKDSESKAEELKAETV, from the coding sequence ATGAGTGATAAAAGATTGACTCTTAAGAAAAGGCTTCACATACTAAAGCACCATTTTAGGGATAAGAAGATGGCACCTGCATTCAATGCGTTCCATACATTCTTGTTCGCACCGGATGAAACAACACATTCCGGTTCCCATGTGAGAGGTGCGGATGATTTAAAGCGTACAATGAACACAGTGATATTGGCCTTGGTTCCGGTATTGTTGTTTTCTATGTTCAATGCTGGGTATCAACATTTTTCAGCGATAAACGGTTTTCCGTCGGAATTTTCGCTTATGGAACATTTCCTTACTTGGGATAATTTCTGGATAGGAATAGTAAAGGTATTACCATTATTGGTGGTTTCTTACGGAGTTGGACTTGGCGTTGAATTCATTTTTGCCGTGATAAAAGGTCATGAGGTTGAAGAAGGGTATTTGGTCACAGGTATGTTGGTTCCTCTAATAGTACCTATTGATACACCTTTATGGATGTTGGCCGTTGCCGTAGTATTCGGTGTGGTAATTGGTAAAGAGGTTTTTGGTGGTACCGGAATGAATATCTTAAATCCTGCATTGACTATTAGGGCCTTTTTGTTCTTCGCTTACCCAACTTGGATGAGTGGGGATAAGGTTTGGGTTCATGAAGCTGTTGATAGGGCAGGAACTGCCGATGCTATTTCAGGTGAAACGGTATTGGGATTTTTGGCGCAGAACAAAGGTGCTGAAATGACCTATTCCACTATGGATATGTTTTATGGTTTTATTCCAGGATCCGTGGGTGAAACTTCAGCATTGTTAATCCTTTTAGGTGGTCTGTTTTTGATATTCAGTAAAATAGCTAGTTGGAGAATTATGCTTAGTGCAGTTATTGGCTCTTTGGTTATGGGCTTGGTTTTCAATCTTGTGGTTGATGCTGAAATTATTACTGAAACCAGTAAGTTCTACGGGCTAATGAGCTTTGATTATTGGAAACATTTATTGGTGGGTGGTTTGGCCTTTGGTATTGTGTATATGGCCACCGATCCCGTTACTGGAGCACAGACTAATAGAGGAAAATGGATATACGGATTTTTAATCGGGTTTATTTCGGTAATGATACGTGTTTTCAATCCAGCTTACCCAGAGGGGGTTTTCTTGGCAATCTTATTAATGAACGTGTTCGCACCAACTATTGATCACTATGTTGTTCAAGGTAATGTGAAAAAGCGTTTAAAACGACTTAAGAATGCTACGATTTTACCGAAGGATTCGGAAAGTAAAGCAGAAGAATTAAAAGCAGAAACAGTTTAA
- a CDS encoding Na(+)-translocating NADH-quinone reductase subunit A, with protein MSKDIRIRKGLNINLVGAAEQTTSKAVLSNVYAINLEDFHGITPKMLVKQGAEVKAGQPLFYNKNCEEMMFVSPVSGELVEIVRGARRRIITLKILADKTQTDTDNGIFNIENASSKEVKAHLLKSGCWPFVKQRPYDIIANPDANPKAIFVSGYTTAPLAAYSDYVLQGKENELQAAITALGKMTPGKVHVSVANSNSPLAGLKGIELHKVSGPHPAGLVGTQINKIAPINKGEVVWTVSPQDLVIMGELLLTGKFNSERVVALVGSSVKDPKYFTTKIGTEISTFLYGSGVNGENFRVINGDVLTGSKTRPDGYLGYYNNTVTAIPEGDDYELFGWNKPIFNKISTTRAMTFSWLQPKKKYDLTTNTNGEHRAFVVTGQYEEVFPMDIFPMQLLKACMVKDLDEMEQLGLYEVAPEDFSLTEFICISKQPHQQIIREGLDLLQKEIG; from the coding sequence ATGTCTAAAGACATTCGAATAAGAAAGGGGTTGAACATTAACCTTGTAGGTGCTGCTGAACAAACGACTTCAAAAGCGGTATTAAGCAATGTTTATGCTATAAATCTTGAAGATTTTCATGGCATAACTCCAAAAATGCTAGTTAAACAAGGTGCCGAGGTAAAAGCTGGCCAGCCTTTATTTTATAATAAGAACTGTGAGGAAATGATGTTCGTTTCCCCGGTGAGTGGCGAGCTTGTTGAAATCGTTCGTGGTGCTAGGAGAAGAATTATTACCTTAAAAATTCTGGCAGATAAAACACAAACCGATACCGACAACGGTATTTTTAATATAGAAAATGCTTCCTCAAAAGAAGTTAAGGCACATTTGTTGAAATCTGGGTGTTGGCCATTTGTAAAACAAAGACCATATGATATTATTGCAAATCCTGATGCAAATCCAAAAGCAATTTTCGTTTCAGGATATACAACAGCACCTTTAGCGGCATATAGCGATTATGTGCTTCAAGGAAAAGAGAATGAACTTCAAGCGGCTATTACGGCTTTAGGAAAAATGACACCTGGTAAGGTTCATGTTTCTGTTGCAAATTCTAATTCACCTTTGGCAGGATTAAAAGGAATAGAGCTTCATAAAGTTTCTGGTCCTCACCCTGCTGGTTTGGTAGGAACTCAAATTAACAAAATAGCCCCTATCAATAAAGGTGAGGTTGTTTGGACGGTTTCTCCTCAAGATTTGGTGATAATGGGTGAACTGCTTTTGACCGGGAAATTCAATTCAGAACGTGTTGTTGCCTTGGTGGGCTCCTCAGTAAAGGATCCAAAATATTTCACAACAAAAATCGGAACGGAGATATCTACCTTCCTGTATGGAAGTGGCGTGAACGGTGAGAACTTTAGAGTAATCAATGGTGATGTTCTAACAGGCTCAAAAACCAGACCTGATGGGTATTTAGGTTATTATAACAATACCGTTACCGCTATTCCAGAAGGAGATGACTATGAACTGTTTGGTTGGAACAAACCAATTTTCAATAAAATATCTACTACAAGAGCAATGACCTTTTCTTGGTTACAACCTAAGAAAAAATACGATCTTACAACAAACACCAATGGTGAACACAGGGCATTTGTTGTAACAGGGCAATATGAAGAAGTTTTTCCAATGGATATTTTTCCCATGCAATTATTAAAAGCATGTATGGTAAAAGATCTTGATGAGATGGAACAATTGGGACTATATGAAGTGGCTCCTGAGGATTTTTCATTAACTGAATTTATTTGCATTTCAAAACAACCTCACCAACAGATTATTCGAGAAGGGTTGGATTTATTACAAAAAGAAATAGGCTAA
- a CDS encoding DUF5103 domain-containing protein — MRLFLTQLMFLLFASTGLSQVQEEVNPPEHIKSVIFKGEKEDQFPIVEIGEPIFLEFDDLLANEQDYYYKIVHCDYDWSPSRLLKSQYLSGIDNQRILDYENSYSTLQSYSNYKLTIPNSNVRLKVSGNYLLEIYNSSYELQFSRKFVVYKDLVKVGGIIKRSRDFEYLNEKQVVQFNINAGNFRLVNPKKEVKVALLQNYHWPTAVFNIKPQFTLGSELVYKYDKETSFFGGNEYLNFDTKDLRAPSSAISHIEIGELYNHYLFSNRIRANRPYTYFPDINGDFVVRTLQGTDVSREAEYTNVHFSLPYSDAIGLDDVYVYGKHNNYAFTNENKMIYNEKNGMMEGTVKMKQGFYNYKYVIQRGSEQIDLNTISGNFHFTENTYTILVYYRNFGDLYDSIIGVGSANSQNISN, encoded by the coding sequence ATGCGCCTTTTTCTTACACAACTAATGTTCTTGCTTTTTGCATCAACCGGACTAAGTCAAGTCCAGGAGGAAGTAAATCCACCAGAGCATATTAAGTCGGTCATTTTCAAAGGCGAAAAAGAAGATCAATTTCCAATTGTTGAGATAGGCGAACCCATCTTTTTGGAGTTTGATGACCTCTTGGCAAATGAACAGGATTATTACTACAAAATAGTTCATTGTGATTACGATTGGTCACCATCAAGATTATTAAAATCACAATATCTAAGTGGTATTGACAACCAAAGAATATTGGATTATGAAAACAGTTATTCAACTTTACAATCCTATTCCAATTATAAACTAACCATTCCGAACAGCAATGTTCGATTAAAGGTTAGCGGAAACTATCTACTTGAAATTTACAACAGTAGTTACGAATTACAGTTTTCCAGAAAGTTTGTAGTATATAAAGATTTGGTTAAAGTAGGAGGTATTATAAAGCGCTCGCGTGATTTCGAATACTTGAACGAAAAACAAGTAGTCCAATTTAATATTAATGCTGGGAATTTTAGATTGGTCAACCCCAAGAAAGAAGTTAAGGTTGCCTTATTACAGAATTATCATTGGCCTACAGCTGTTTTTAATATTAAGCCCCAATTTACGCTAGGCAGTGAACTAGTCTATAAATATGATAAGGAAACCAGTTTTTTTGGAGGTAATGAATATTTGAATTTTGACACAAAAGATTTGCGAGCTCCAAGTTCGGCCATTTCCCATATAGAAATAGGAGAGCTATACAATCATTATTTATTTTCAAACCGGATTAGAGCAAATAGACCCTATACCTACTTCCCAGATATAAATGGTGATTTTGTTGTGCGAACATTACAGGGTACTGATGTGTCGCGGGAAGCCGAGTACACCAATGTTCATTTTAGCCTACCCTATTCAGATGCCATTGGGTTAGATGATGTATATGTTTATGGGAAACATAATAATTATGCTTTCACAAATGAAAACAAGATGATCTATAATGAAAAGAATGGTATGATGGAAGGCACTGTAAAAATGAAACAAGGTTTTTATAATTATAAATATGTTATTCAACGAGGGAGCGAACAAATAGACCTCAATACAATCTCCGGTAATTTTCATTTTACAGAAAACACTTATACAATACTCGTCTACTATCGAAATTTTGGTGACCTCTATGATAGCATAATCGGTGTAGGGTCTGCCAACTCACAAAATATAAGCAATTAG
- a CDS encoding DUF3667 domain-containing protein, with protein MHNKLVSYTKGRYQLKHRGTECKNCGHPLDISDKYCPNCSQANSTKKLTLKDFFDEFFSTLISYDSKLLKTLVALLWFPGKITKDYINGKRVSYTNPFRFLLSLAIIYFLMISYDNDFAEWDKFGSTTQTSDYLDENGTLSFNFGDEEQQNQLQDVMDSLKLNTEIKKATDLKKSRDSTLLSNPEFHFKKNKNSTFKKRIPEKFEVLTLLIKERNLRRFSELKEKYGIPETRENRIIFNTSGSVSKFSRQPGSFTNDLISKLPFTTFFFLPVFAIFIWLAYIRKKYNYTDHLIFSFHNQSLLFILLIISFLVNSIFNVNSGWIFITIFSTYLFLSMKKFYNQGTFKTIIKYLFLNTIFFILAGISVILLFAGSLITY; from the coding sequence ATGCACAACAAGTTAGTTTCTTACACAAAGGGTAGATACCAATTAAAACATAGAGGCACGGAATGCAAAAACTGTGGTCATCCTTTGGACATTAGTGACAAGTATTGTCCTAATTGTTCTCAAGCGAACAGCACCAAGAAATTAACTTTAAAGGATTTTTTCGATGAGTTTTTTTCCACCCTAATATCCTATGACTCAAAATTACTGAAAACCCTTGTCGCATTGTTGTGGTTTCCCGGTAAAATCACAAAAGACTATATAAATGGCAAAAGGGTTTCTTACACCAATCCATTTCGGTTTTTATTGAGTTTGGCGATCATTTATTTTCTAATGATAAGCTATGATAACGATTTTGCTGAGTGGGACAAATTTGGGTCGACAACTCAGACATCAGATTATTTGGATGAAAATGGCACTCTTAGTTTTAATTTTGGAGATGAAGAACAGCAGAACCAGCTGCAGGATGTAATGGATTCGTTAAAACTTAATACAGAAATCAAAAAAGCTACCGACTTAAAAAAAAGTAGAGACTCAACTCTATTGAGCAACCCCGAATTTCATTTTAAAAAAAACAAAAACAGCACATTTAAAAAAAGAATTCCAGAAAAATTTGAAGTTTTGACTCTTTTAATAAAAGAAAGAAACTTAAGAAGATTTAGTGAATTAAAAGAAAAATATGGAATTCCTGAAACTAGAGAAAATAGAATAATCTTTAATACTTCTGGTAGTGTTTCTAAATTTTCGAGACAACCTGGTTCGTTTACAAATGACCTTATTTCCAAACTCCCGTTTACAACATTTTTCTTTTTACCAGTGTTCGCTATATTCATTTGGCTGGCATACATCAGAAAAAAATATAATTACACCGATCATCTCATCTTTAGCTTCCATAATCAATCTTTGTTATTTATCTTGCTCATTATTAGTTTCTTAGTGAATTCGATTTTTAATGTAAATAGCGGTTGGATTTTCATTACCATTTTTTCAACCTATCTGTTTTTGTCCATGAAAAAATTCTATAATCAAGGAACTTTTAAAACAATAATTAAATACCTATTTCTTAATACGATTTTTTTTATTTTAGCAGGCATTTCAGTAATCCTACTATTCGCTGGAAGCTTAATCACTTACTAG
- the apaG gene encoding Co2+/Mg2+ efflux protein ApaG, which translates to MITQVTKGIKISVKTSFEGTFFKNYKMHFAFGYTITIENQSKDSVQLTSRHWQIYDSLNETEMLDGEGVIGKKPVIKPGESHTYNSGCLLCSPVGAMKGHYNMVKLNSSDSFRVYIPTFRFSAPFALN; encoded by the coding sequence ATGATAACACAAGTTACGAAGGGGATAAAAATATCAGTAAAGACCAGTTTTGAAGGTACTTTTTTTAAGAATTACAAGATGCATTTCGCATTTGGCTATACCATCACTATTGAAAATCAAAGTAAAGATTCAGTTCAATTAACCTCTCGTCATTGGCAGATTTATGATTCGCTCAATGAAACCGAAATGTTGGATGGTGAAGGGGTTATTGGCAAAAAACCGGTAATCAAACCTGGCGAGTCCCACACTTATAATTCTGGTTGTTTGTTATGTTCCCCTGTAGGTGCAATGAAAGGCCACTATAATATGGTAAAACTAAATTCTTCGGATAGTTTTAGGGTGTACATTCCTACCTTCAGATTCAGCGCCCCTTTTGCACTGAATTAA